A genomic region of Mustelus asterias unplaced genomic scaffold, sMusAst1.hap1.1 HAP1_SCAFFOLD_780, whole genome shotgun sequence contains the following coding sequences:
- the LOC144487411 gene encoding COUP transcription factor 1-like — protein sequence MIRNCWRDPVHQASLTPKPHLSAEEQKDVSPRDVLPCSPAPDVSQLEKLQQQPGVECMVCGDKSSGKHYGQFTCEGCKSFFKRSVRRNLSYNCRGNRNCPIDQHHRNQCQHCRFKKCLKIGMRREAVQRGRLAHAQSNPGHYSLSNGEGFSNHSYLSSFISLLLRAEPYPMSRYSSQCMQPAGSMMGVENICELAARLLFSAVEWARNIPFFPDLQISDQVGLLRHTWSELFVLNAAQCSMPLHVAPLLAAAGLHAAPMSAERVVAFMDHIRVFQEQVEKLKLLRVDSAEFSCLKAIVLFTS from the exons ATGATCAGGAACTGCTGGAGAGATCCCGTGCACCAGGCCTCGCTCACCCCCAAGCCCCACCTCAGTGCAGAGGAACAGAAGGATGTCTCTCCCAGAGATGTGTTGCCCTGTTCACCGGCTCCGGATGTGTCCCAGCTGGAAAAGCTGCAGCAGCAGCCGGGGGTAGAGTGCATGGTTTGTGGGGACAAGTCCAGCGGCAAACACTATGGACAGTTCACCTGTGAGGGCTGCAAGAGCTTCTTCAAGAGGAGTGTGCGGAGGAATCTGAGCTACAACTGCAGGGGCAACAGGAACTGTCCCATTGACCAACATCACCGTAATCAGTGTCAGCACTGCCGCTTCAAGAAATGTCTGAAAATCGGCATGAGGCGAGAAG CAGTTCAGAGAGGAAGGCTGGCGCACGCTCAGTCCAACCCAGGACACTACAGCCTGAGCAATGGCGAGGGCTTTTCCAACCACTCTTACCTGTCCAGCTTCATCTCGCTCCTCCTGCGGGCAGAGCCATACCCAATGTCCCGCTACAGCAGCCAGTGCATGCAACCGGCCGGCAGCATGATGGGCGTGGAGAACATCTGCGAGCTGGCCGCCCGCCTCCTCTTCAGCGCCGTCGAGTGGGCCAGGAACATCCCCTTCTTCCCCGACCTCCAGATCTCCGACCAGGTGGGGCTCCTCCGGCACACGTGGAGTGAGCTGTTTGTGCTCAACGCGGCGCAGTGCTCCATGCCGCTGCACGTGGCGCCCCTGCTGGCGGCCGCCGGCCTCCACGCCGCCCCCATGTCGGCGGAGAGAGTCGTGGCATTCATGGATCACATCCGGGTCTTCCAGGAGCAGGTGGAAAAGCTGAAGCTGCTGCGCGTGGACTCGGCCGAGTTCTCCTGCCTCAAGGCCATCGTCCTGTTCACCTCGG